A window of Mucilaginibacter robiniae genomic DNA:
TAACCAGTGTAGCTTTTCTGTCAGCAGTATTCTTTATCTGGAATAAACTAGGTGCACTAGGTATAGCCACCATACCATTTATTATGATGCTGGCATCTGTTTCAATTTATTTGATTGGAAAACGGTTTAATCGTCATCCCAAAGCTTTATATTATGCCAATTGCTTGATAGCTGTTCAACTGATCGGCTTAGTTACTTTATATCTATCAGGCAACTACTTTATTATTGATCAGCTAGGCAGTCAACTAACCCCAAATACTTCTTTCGAACATGCTCCTGTTAGATTAGGTTGGCTGTTTTGGTTATGGACCATTTTAGTTCCTTTCTTTTACATAGCTATAGGTTTGAGGAAGAAAAACGTGTTATTTTTACGTTTAGGTTTATTACTGGTTGCTGCTACTGTATTTACCGTACGATATTACTATCACATACTACCTACAGAAATGGCACTAATACTTGGAGGTGGTATATTACTTGCGCTGGTGTACGCTGTTGTTCGATATCTAAAAACACCTAAACAAGGTTTTACTTATGCAGAAACGGCTACCCGAAATAAAATGGATCAGTTAAAAGTAGAATCGCTCCTAGTTGCACAAACCACACCGCATACTCCTCATATACCGATTGAACATCCTGATCGTTTTGGTGGCGGCAGTTTTGGTGGAGGTGGCTCCAGCAGTAGTTTTTAATAGCTTATATAAGCGTTTGATTATAAACATGAAAGCCGCAGGTATGTACACCTGCGGCTTTCTTAAAAACGTAGTAGTTGAACGTTTAATTGGCAGCTTCGCCTTCCGCCGTAGGGCGTTTGCCATTCATTTCAATATCACGATCAATTTCTAATATGTCCACGGGTTGTGAGAAATCACCCAGCAACCATTTTACAAAGTAATCAGCTTTTTGCCAGAAGAAGTATTCAGTCATATCTCCATAAGCATGACGCTGGCCGGGTAGCAACACATAATCGAAACGCTTGTTAGCTTTGATGAGTGCATTAACTACCCTAATGGTGTTGGCCGGATTTACGTTATTATCAATATCGCCAGTAGAGAGCATCAGGTGACCTTTCAGGTTTTTAGCTAGATCTTGATTTTTATCGATGTTGTATTTGAAAGTAGTATCTCCTTTAGCAGTGATGACCTCGCTTACACCATGGTGTTTTTCACTCCACCAGCGATTATAAATGCTGTTATCATGATTACCTGATTCAGATACTGCCACTTTAAAGAAATCAGGATAATTTAAGATAGCCGCGGTTGACATAAAACCACCGCCTGAGTGACCGGTGATACCGACCCGTGTCCTATCAATAAACGAATATTTATCAGCCAGTTGCTCAACTACGGCTTTCTTATCAGCCAAACCATAATCGCGCAGGTTACCATAACCAAAGTTATGATACCATTTAGAACGTTCAGGATTACCACCACGGTTACCAACGGTAACCACAATGAAACCTAATTGCGCTAAACGATCAACATTGTTCATGCTGGCTGTAAAAGCAGCATTTACAGCTTCAGTTTGCGGACCTGGATATACATACTCAATGATCGGGTACTTTTTAGTAGGGTCGAAATCAAACGGTTTGTACATTACACCGTATAAATCAGTAATGCCATCATCAGCCTTTACTTTAAACGGCTCAGGGAACTTGTATCCTGACGCCATTAAACCTGATAAATCTGTAGTTTCCAGATCCATTAGCTGATGCCCGGCATTGTCGTACAATATCGATTTTGGAGCAGTATTAACCCTGGATGAGGTATTAATTACATAATGATTATCATCACTTACGCTAGGCACGTCGGTCGCGTTGCCAGCAGTTAATAATTGCAAATGAGAACCATCAAGATTAACCCGGTACAGGTGTTGATAATACGGGTTTTGTCCTGGTTCACGGCCAGAAGCTGTAAAATATAATACGCGGTTTTTGCTGTCTACATTTACAATATCATCGCAGTGGAACGAGCCTGATGTAATTTGATTTTTCAAATTACCGTTATCATCATATAAGTAAAAATGAGCCCAGCCATCGCGCTCAGACCATTCTACCAGTTCTTTACCATCGTTTACTAATCCCGGACGAACAATTTCAACATAGGTGTTTAACCGTTCCTGAACCTGTATTTTTACCTGGTCAGTTTTGATGTTATAGCTGCAAACATCAATCTTTTTCAAATCTCGTCCGGTACGGTAAAAGTAAAACCTGTCGTTAGTACCTAGCCATAGAGATGGACGAAACTCATCATCACGATCTTTTTGTAAAGCTGGTGCTGGCCACATAGATAGATCCTGATCCTTAAATAAAGCTACGTTCAGCTTTTTGGAAGTTTTGGCCGCAAAATCAAACAAGTATAACTCCGTAATTGGGGCTTCTTTTTCGCCAGGCATTTGGTACTTGTAGGTTTCCAGCGTAGGGCGTGGCATAGCAATGCTGTTAATCACCCAAAAGTCTTTCACCTTGCGCTGGTCAGTACGGGTAAGCGCAAAATATTTAGAATTTGGCGACCACATTACACGGGCAGGTCGGCGCTTTTTCATGTTTTTTTCGCGCTCAACATTGGTTTCGTTCATACCACTACCACCATAGCTGTAATTCTCTACCCCATCTTTAGTTAGTTGATGCTCTTCAATAGTTTTATCTTCCTCATCTTTTAAAGCTTTTTTATAATTGGCTTTATCCATCCAATACAAATTGTACTCGCGCGAAAAAATAACAAC
This region includes:
- a CDS encoding S9 family peptidase, with protein sequence MKKLYFLMAAPWLYLQTHAQTPVTSSQSIAKGNYQLAARFSPGKIRKMVFSTAVDPHWLKLSDRFWYAYETSNGKKWYTVDPSSRSKKLLFDNAKLAAAITLIVKDPFDAQHLPIENLKFTKDEKSIQFDLKSTLDQVKKDRKDKKAADSLEKKTFYFQYNLQTQQVQELKNYEKVKPKPMWATIAPDSSVVIFSREYNLYWMDKANYKKALKDEEDKTIEEHQLTKDGVENYSYGGSGMNETNVEREKNMKKRRPARVMWSPNSKYFALTRTDQRKVKDFWVINSIAMPRPTLETYKYQMPGEKEAPITELYLFDFAAKTSKKLNVALFKDQDLSMWPAPALQKDRDDEFRPSLWLGTNDRFYFYRTGRDLKKIDVCSYNIKTDQVKIQVQERLNTYVEIVRPGLVNDGKELVEWSERDGWAHFYLYDDNGNLKNQITSGSFHCDDIVNVDSKNRVLYFTASGREPGQNPYYQHLYRVNLDGSHLQLLTAGNATDVPSVSDDNHYVINTSSRVNTAPKSILYDNAGHQLMDLETTDLSGLMASGYKFPEPFKVKADDGITDLYGVMYKPFDFDPTKKYPIIEYVYPGPQTEAVNAAFTASMNNVDRLAQLGFIVVTVGNRGGNPERSKWYHNFGYGNLRDYGLADKKAVVEQLADKYSFIDRTRVGITGHSGGGFMSTAAILNYPDFFKVAVSESGNHDNSIYNRWWSEKHHGVSEVITAKGDTTFKYNIDKNQDLAKNLKGHLMLSTGDIDNNVNPANTIRVVNALIKANKRFDYVLLPGQRHAYGDMTEYFFWQKADYFVKWLLGDFSQPVDILEIDRDIEMNGKRPTAEGEAAN